Proteins from a genomic interval of Clostridium sp. 'deep sea':
- a CDS encoding ATP-binding protein, protein MKITFPVASDDFVQAGEASSKIKRVLKQIGIPSHIIRKVAIATYESEMNIVIHAYEGELTLCVNADEIKVVAEDKGPGIADLDLAMQEGFSTASEEVRRQGFGAGMGLPNIKKSCGELHINTKVGTGTTVSMHFNLTESEG, encoded by the coding sequence ATGAAAATTACTTTTCCTGTCGCCAGTGATGACTTTGTACAAGCTGGTGAGGCTTCAAGTAAGATAAAAAGAGTTTTAAAACAAATAGGAATACCTTCACATATAATTCGCAAGGTAGCTATTGCTACTTACGAGTCAGAAATGAATATTGTTATTCACGCGTATGAAGGTGAGTTAACTTTATGTGTTAACGCTGATGAAATTAAAGTTGTAGCGGAGGATAAAGGGCCTGGAATTGCTGACTTAGATTTAGCTATGCAAGAGGGTTTTTCTACCGCAAGTGAAGAAGTGCGCCGTCAAGGTTTCGGTGCTGGAATGGGACTTCCAAACATCAAGAAAAGCTGCGGAGAATTACATATCAATACAAAAGTTGGTACGGGAACAACTGTTTCGATGCACTTTAACCTTACTGAAAGTGAGGGTTAG
- a CDS encoding DRTGG domain-containing protein gives MILVQIIEEVQAQIICGNHLINREIDVTCAADLMSDVLACDIEPNTLLVTSLANSQVIRTAEMVELSAIIFVRGKKPNQQMVEMAEDFGVPLLCTKENMFNTCGKLYKLGLNGCW, from the coding sequence ATGATATTAGTCCAGATAATTGAAGAGGTACAGGCTCAGATTATATGCGGTAATCATTTAATTAATCGTGAAATAGATGTGACATGTGCTGCTGATTTAATGAGTGATGTTTTAGCATGCGATATAGAACCTAATACTCTTTTAGTAACTAGTTTAGCAAATAGCCAAGTTATTCGAACTGCAGAAATGGTAGAATTGTCTGCAATTATTTTTGTAAGAGGCAAAAAACCTAATCAACAAATGGTAGAGATGGCAGAAGACTTTGGTGTGCCCTTACTATGCACAAAAGAAAATATGTTTAATACCTGCGGTAAGCTTTATAAATTAGGCTTAAACGGTTGCTGGTAA
- a CDS encoding response regulator transcription factor produces the protein MKILIIEDNKKLALELAKLLHRYSYKAIVATDYENIIAFVKTEKPHLILLDINLPYFDGFHFCREIRHFSSIPIIFLTSRNSNMDEAMAITIGGDDFITKPYNSEVLLARINAVLKRSYGSNKLQEIVKHHNISLNIAASTLVYKDKKVDLTKNELRILHTLILNAGSIVSRNRIIEKLWDSDLFVDDNTLTVNINRLRKKLTELGLNNCILTKRGLGYYIK, from the coding sequence ATGAAAATATTAATTATAGAAGATAATAAAAAGCTAGCTTTAGAATTAGCAAAGCTTTTACATAGATATAGTTACAAAGCAATTGTTGCCACTGATTATGAAAATATTATAGCCTTTGTAAAAACTGAAAAACCCCATTTAATATTGCTTGATATTAATCTACCATACTTTGATGGTTTTCATTTTTGCAGAGAAATTAGGCATTTTTCAAGTATACCAATTATTTTTTTAACAAGCAGAAATAGTAATATGGATGAAGCAATGGCTATTACAATTGGTGGCGATGATTTTATTACTAAGCCTTATAATAGTGAGGTTTTACTTGCCAGAATAAATGCTGTATTAAAAAGAAGCTATGGATCTAATAAATTACAAGAAATAGTTAAACACCATAACATAAGCCTTAATATTGCTGCTTCTACCCTTGTTTACAAAGACAAAAAAGTAGACCTAACTAAAAATGAGCTTAGAATTTTACATACTTTAATTCTTAATGCTGGCAGTATAGTTAGTAGAAATAGGATAATTGAAAAACTTTGGGACTCGGATTTATTTGTTGATGATAATACTTTAACTGTAAATATTAATAGGCTGAGAAAAAAGCTAACCGAGCTCGGACTAAATAATTGCATTTTAACAAAACGCGGACTAGGTTATTATATAAAATGA
- a CDS encoding sensor histidine kinase gives MRLKEYLYWKRWKLALSIVGVFVLNLFLTAAKVSANNTVGISVTILFCFLILHIYEYLKANSYFKELTENINSLDEGYISDFIPTAYNLETYLFEQVLRQNIDTYNNDISKLRIKEQSYKEYIEQWVHEIKLPIATINLITDNTQDEIDESILEELDNIEYYVEQVLFYAKSEYVEKDYIIKRINIADEVKSALKKHKRLFISSNVNLSINLQEAYVLSDSKWLAFILAQLLTNAVKYSEHQNKKIAIKVSKQDNPLVLSITNNGDTIPLEDIKYVFNKGFIGKNGRKNQRSTGMGLYLVKNLCQKLGHDITVNSKNGITEFKMVFSEFNQF, from the coding sequence ATGAGATTAAAAGAGTATTTATACTGGAAAAGGTGGAAGTTAGCTTTAAGTATAGTAGGTGTATTTGTACTTAATTTGTTTTTAACAGCAGCTAAAGTAAGTGCCAATAATACCGTAGGCATATCTGTTACAATTCTATTTTGTTTTTTGATATTGCATATTTATGAATATTTAAAGGCTAATAGTTATTTTAAAGAGCTAACTGAAAATATTAATAGCCTAGATGAAGGCTATATTTCAGATTTTATTCCTACAGCATATAACCTAGAGACTTATTTATTTGAACAAGTTTTAAGGCAAAACATTGATACTTACAATAATGATATTTCGAAGTTGAGGATAAAAGAGCAGAGCTATAAAGAGTATATTGAACAGTGGGTTCACGAAATAAAACTACCTATTGCCACCATTAATTTAATAACCGATAATACCCAAGATGAGATAGATGAGAGTATTTTAGAGGAATTAGACAATATTGAATACTATGTGGAGCAGGTTTTGTTTTATGCAAAAAGTGAATATGTTGAAAAGGACTACATTATTAAACGTATCAATATTGCTGATGAAGTTAAATCAGCCTTAAAAAAGCATAAAAGACTGTTTATAAGTAGTAATGTTAATCTTAGTATTAATTTACAGGAGGCTTATGTTTTAAGTGATAGTAAATGGCTGGCTTTTATATTAGCTCAATTACTCACTAATGCTGTTAAGTATAGTGAACACCAAAATAAAAAAATAGCAATAAAGGTATCCAAACAGGACAATCCCCTAGTTTTATCTATTACTAATAATGGTGATACTATTCCTTTAGAGGATATTAAATATGTTTTTAATAAAGGATTTATAGGTAAAAACGGACGCAAAAATCAACGCAGCACAGGAATGGGTTTGTACCTAGTTAAGAATTTATGTCAGAAACTAGGTCATGATATTACAGTGAACTCTAAAAATGGAATTACGGAGTTTAAAATGGTGTTTTCGGAGTTTAATCAGTTTTAA
- a CDS encoding AraC family transcriptional regulator, with translation MKTNYDRVLYIVDLIEEDLSRNYSMEMLAKEIGYSKYHMHKMFTNIVGMPLYQYIKKRRLSEAAKKLLCTDHSIIDIALNSGYESQQAFTDAFKKTFHTSPKIFRFKIKKFSLTAKYQKSCSLKGESIMDVRLEDCGEITLVGYSSCILKGLFVIPRLWKKLHKSKNKISNRVSRAWLFAFNDYENAEQKEDKGLSFDYYACIEVEDKNRVKENMVVKELPKSRYVVFSIRAKPQDSIELTIDYIYKEWFPSSTYQLNHQAKYDFVKYGEEVNEQGIADIEVWVPIL, from the coding sequence ATGAAAACTAATTATGACAGAGTTCTATATATTGTTGACTTAATTGAAGAAGATTTAAGCAGAAACTATTCTATGGAAATGTTAGCAAAAGAAATAGGTTACTCAAAATATCATATGCATAAGATGTTTACTAACATAGTTGGTATGCCACTATATCAATACATCAAAAAAAGAAGACTAAGTGAAGCTGCTAAAAAACTATTATGTACAGACCATAGTATTATAGACATAGCATTAAACTCAGGCTATGAATCACAACAAGCGTTTACCGATGCCTTTAAAAAAACATTTCATACAAGTCCTAAAATATTTAGGTTTAAGATTAAAAAGTTTTCATTGACTGCTAAATATCAAAAATCTTGTAGCTTAAAGGGTGAAAGTATTATGGATGTTAGACTAGAAGACTGTGGTGAAATAACATTAGTTGGTTATAGCTCATGTATTCTAAAGGGGTTATTTGTTATACCTAGACTGTGGAAAAAATTACACAAATCAAAAAATAAAATAAGTAATCGGGTTTCTAGGGCATGGCTATTTGCTTTTAACGATTACGAAAACGCTGAGCAAAAAGAAGATAAAGGCTTAAGCTTTGATTATTATGCTTGTATTGAAGTTGAAGATAAAAATAGAGTTAAAGAAAATATGGTAGTAAAAGAATTACCAAAAAGTCGTTATGTTGTATTTTCTATAAGAGCTAAACCACAAGATTCAATTGAGTTAACTATAGACTATATCTATAAAGAATGGTTTCCTTCTTCAACATATCAACTTAATCATCAGGCAAAATATGATTTTGTAAAGTATGGTGAAGAAGTTAATGAGCAGGGTATAGCAGATATTGAGGTGTGGGTGCCTATTTTGTAG
- a CDS encoding radical SAM/SPASM domain-containing protein — MIVNPYKSFAGKVKGILEKKFPNFTNRYVMPSSMAIIDTVYKKASRKKSKQYLCKKQFPIFRNIEIETINRCNGKCSFCNVNAMVDPRPFRLMEESLFSSIIEQLALINYTGEIALYSNNEPLLDKRIYNFLELATKRLPNATHYLYTNGTLLTREKFISLMKYLDFLIIDNYNDNLQLIKPVNDIYNLIKSRKYSNRVIILLRKQNELLCNRAGSTENREITSRKVSSCCMYPFQQMVVRPDGKVSLCCNDSLGQMTLGDLTQTSVINVWNNEKFAKIRSAMSGGRQNVSLCANCDTIVPNVVGSNPLPKNYLKKLFKTGEVGDINE, encoded by the coding sequence ATGATTGTTAATCCATATAAATCTTTTGCAGGTAAGGTTAAAGGGATTTTAGAAAAAAAATTTCCAAACTTTACTAATAGATATGTTATGCCATCTAGTATGGCTATAATAGATACTGTTTATAAAAAGGCTAGTAGAAAAAAGAGCAAGCAATATTTATGTAAAAAGCAGTTTCCCATTTTTAGGAATATTGAAATTGAAACTATTAACCGCTGTAATGGCAAGTGCTCATTTTGTAATGTTAATGCTATGGTAGACCCCCGCCCCTTTAGGCTAATGGAGGAGAGTTTATTCAGTAGTATTATTGAGCAATTAGCTTTGATAAACTATACTGGCGAAATTGCCTTGTATTCTAATAATGAGCCCTTACTTGATAAGAGAATTTATAATTTTTTAGAACTAGCTACAAAGAGGTTACCTAATGCCACTCACTATTTGTACACAAATGGCACATTATTAACTAGGGAGAAATTTATTAGTTTAATGAAGTATTTAGATTTTTTAATTATAGACAATTATAACGACAACCTACAGCTTATTAAACCAGTTAACGATATTTATAATTTAATTAAAAGTAGAAAATATAGCAATAGGGTAATAATACTATTAAGAAAACAAAATGAATTATTGTGTAACAGAGCTGGTAGCACTGAAAACAGAGAAATAACTTCAAGAAAAGTATCTTCATGCTGTATGTATCCTTTTCAGCAAATGGTAGTGCGTCCCGATGGTAAGGTAAGTTTATGCTGTAATGACTCACTAGGTCAAATGACCCTAGGGGACCTCACCCAAACTAGTGTTATTAATGTTTGGAACAATGAAAAATTTGCTAAAATAAGAAGTGCAATGTCAGGCGGCAGGCAAAATGTAAGTCTGTGTGCTAATTGCGATACAATAGTACCTAACGTTGTGGGCAGTAACCCACTACCCAAAAATTATCTTAAAAAGCTTTTTAAAACTGGTGAAGTAGGTGATATAAATGAGTGA
- a CDS encoding ABC transporter ATP-binding protein — translation MSDLVLKAEDIKKYYGNRGNMTKAIDGINLNITKGDFIGIMGASGSGKTTLLNVLSTIDTVTNGKIVIESKDITKLCSGKLAKFRREQLGFIFQDFNLLDNLTLGENISLALAINKVDKNTILQRVQEVASLLGIENQLNKYPHQVSGGQKQRAAAARAIVNSPNIIFADEPTGALDSKSSQNLLSALRNINKQLQATILLVTHDAHAASYCKKVLFLKDGKIFNELCKGNTTRRQFFDNILEVVAVLEGYNDYDV, via the coding sequence ATGAGTGATTTAGTTTTAAAAGCAGAAGACATTAAAAAATACTACGGCAACAGAGGCAATATGACTAAAGCTATTGATGGCATTAATCTAAATATAACTAAAGGTGATTTTATAGGCATTATGGGTGCCTCTGGCAGCGGTAAAACTACCTTACTTAATGTTTTATCTACTATTGACACTGTAACAAACGGAAAAATTGTTATTGAAAGTAAAGATATAACTAAGCTATGCAGTGGTAAGCTAGCTAAGTTTCGCAGAGAGCAATTGGGATTTATTTTTCAGGACTTTAATTTGTTAGATAACTTAACTTTGGGTGAAAATATTTCACTTGCGTTAGCTATTAATAAAGTGGACAAAAATACAATATTACAGAGAGTGCAAGAAGTAGCTAGTTTATTAGGAATAGAGAATCAATTAAATAAATACCCTCATCAAGTTTCGGGTGGACAAAAACAAAGAGCTGCGGCAGCAAGAGCCATTGTAAACTCTCCTAATATTATTTTTGCTGATGAACCTACAGGTGCCTTAGATTCAAAATCTTCGCAAAATTTATTAAGTGCTTTACGAAATATTAACAAACAACTACAGGCAACTATTTTATTAGTAACCCACGATGCCCATGCAGCAAGCTACTGTAAAAAGGTTTTGTTTTTAAAAGACGGTAAGATTTTTAATGAGCTCTGTAAAGGCAACACTACCAGAAGGCAGTTTTTTGATAACATATTAGAGGTTGTTGCGGTGCTTGAGGGGTATAATGATTATGATGTTTAA
- a CDS encoding ABC transporter permease produces MMFKLSFRNAIRSFKDYMVYFLTLVFVISLYYVFASISYQPFIQSLSPEAVKEIISLLGRVNLVLIAVVTGFVFYANNFLLKRRGKELGVYMTIGISPIKINIMLFLEAIFIGVIAIFIGVAFGISLTTLIGLLIVKMLGLNHIASPFVLESSSIINTAKVFICIFIGSALLNYFRIVRLKVVNLLNSFGKQKKIQKTHKAIFVISVIVFILSVCVMLYSYNTFINYGIDFGQSFILNSVYFLAIGFVAFIASGTYILSFIADRNKNMVYKNINIFTFKKMTDNIVNNSLVIGTIALIMSITLVAVGMGFSYKSWLNESLLAEAPYSISVSSLTTDQKIGDFLPYFNNKGYEVKNALEFKVYVTDIQQNEVVDNFLIIRDIDKYDLKSNLSYIKLSDYNKILDIIGKKNIVLKNNEVAINSSSTFYNAVKSYFKKHKSLNLNNTIVNTSINRVYDYKISDAFYVTGSNINLIVPDNFVPNKQPKVLKSFIINTNTDLSIKDVKEFRDYMFSKTGGFTMSSQSEQMEYKLKNATYKIVASLFLGMILMVIGLSILSLHQMTDSIESRKNYSILSHLGVSNMALKMSLLKQICFYFLIPLAIAIPNFIVAMKVIATWFGIAGSFSVSVAFLTTFGVILAIYVLFIMLTYCSCRMILNLS; encoded by the coding sequence ATGATGTTTAAGCTAAGCTTCCGAAATGCCATAAGAAGCTTTAAGGATTATATGGTTTACTTTTTAACCTTAGTATTTGTTATATCTTTATACTATGTATTTGCTTCAATTTCTTATCAGCCATTTATTCAGAGCCTGTCTCCTGAAGCAGTTAAAGAAATCATTAGTCTGTTAGGCAGGGTAAATCTTGTTTTAATTGCTGTTGTAACAGGATTTGTGTTTTATGCCAATAATTTTTTATTGAAAAGACGTGGTAAAGAACTAGGAGTATATATGACTATTGGAATTAGCCCTATAAAAATTAACATTATGTTATTTTTAGAAGCTATATTTATTGGTGTAATTGCAATATTTATAGGGGTAGCCTTTGGCATTTCTTTAACTACTTTAATTGGTTTGTTAATAGTTAAAATGTTAGGTTTAAATCACATTGCTAGTCCCTTTGTTTTAGAATCTAGCTCTATTATTAATACTGCTAAGGTATTTATTTGTATTTTTATTGGTTCTGCATTATTGAATTATTTTAGAATTGTTCGACTTAAGGTTGTAAATTTGCTAAACTCTTTTGGCAAACAAAAAAAGATTCAAAAAACTCACAAAGCAATCTTTGTAATATCTGTTATTGTTTTTATTCTTAGTGTTTGTGTTATGCTATATAGCTACAATACCTTTATTAACTATGGTATAGACTTTGGTCAATCTTTTATCTTAAACTCTGTTTATTTTTTAGCTATAGGTTTTGTTGCTTTTATTGCTAGCGGAACATATATTTTATCTTTTATTGCAGACCGTAATAAAAACATGGTTTATAAAAATATAAATATTTTTACCTTTAAAAAAATGACTGATAATATTGTTAATAATAGTTTGGTAATTGGCACTATAGCTTTAATAATGTCTATAACACTAGTAGCTGTTGGCATGGGTTTTTCATATAAAAGCTGGCTTAATGAAAGCTTACTGGCTGAAGCTCCCTACTCTATCTCTGTAAGTTCTCTAACAACAGACCAAAAGATTGGTGATTTTTTACCGTATTTTAATAACAAAGGTTATGAGGTGAAAAATGCCTTAGAATTTAAAGTTTATGTAACTGATATTCAGCAGAATGAAGTTGTGGATAATTTTTTAATTATTAGAGATATAGATAAATACGACTTAAAATCAAATCTTAGTTATATTAAGCTAAGTGATTATAATAAAATTTTAGATATCATTGGTAAAAAAAACATAGTACTAAAAAATAATGAGGTAGCTATTAATAGCAGTAGTACTTTTTATAACGCAGTTAAAAGTTACTTTAAAAAACATAAAAGTTTAAACTTAAATAATACAATTGTTAATACTAGTATAAATCGTGTTTATGATTATAAAATTAGTGATGCTTTTTATGTTACAGGTAGTAATATAAACCTTATTGTGCCAGATAATTTTGTGCCAAATAAGCAACCTAAAGTTTTAAAGTCTTTTATTATAAATACTAATACAGATTTAAGTATTAAGGATGTTAAAGAATTTAGAGATTATATGTTTAGCAAAACTGGTGGTTTTACTATGTCATCTCAGTCTGAGCAAATGGAATATAAATTAAAAAATGCTACCTATAAAATTGTAGCTAGTTTGTTTTTAGGTATGATTTTAATGGTGATTGGCTTAAGTATTTTATCACTACACCAAATGACAGATTCCATAGAGAGCCGAAAAAACTACAGTATTTTAAGTCATTTGGGAGTTTCGAACATGGCTCTTAAAATGTCGCTACTAAAACAAATTTGCTTCTATTTTTTAATACCACTAGCTATAGCTATACCTAATTTTATTGTAGCTATGAAGGTTATAGCCACCTGGTTTGGGATAGCTGGTTCGTTTTCCGTATCTGTAGCTTTCTTAACAACTTTTGGTGTTATTTTAGCTATTTACGTTTTGTTTATAATGCTAACCTACTGTAGCTGTCGTATGATCTTGAACTTATCATAA
- a CDS encoding ABC transporter permease, with translation MSNFIKVTKIEFKLYFREFMNVFFAIVFPIMMLLIFGSIYGNDPSTFFDGHGAVDVLVPSYICMIIAVNGLMSLPLVIADYRNKKILKRFKATPLNPRDILLSQYVVMFVMTIIGTIFMILFGKIVFNLHFLGSLLPTLIAFVLISVSMFSIGLLIAGVSPNSKAANIIAYIIYFPMLFLSGATLPLEMMPAGVLRVSNVLPLTYAVKLLQGVWLGESLGSHLANIAILGSVFVLLTGLAIALFKWE, from the coding sequence ATGTCTAATTTTATAAAAGTCACAAAAATCGAGTTTAAATTATATTTTAGAGAGTTTATGAATGTATTCTTTGCAATTGTCTTTCCAATTATGATGTTATTAATATTTGGATCTATCTATGGTAATGACCCCTCAACATTTTTTGATGGACATGGGGCAGTAGATGTATTGGTTCCATCTTATATTTGTATGATTATTGCCGTAAATGGCTTAATGAGCTTACCCTTAGTAATAGCAGATTATCGCAATAAAAAAATACTAAAAAGATTTAAAGCAACCCCGCTAAACCCAAGAGACATTCTACTATCTCAATATGTAGTAATGTTTGTAATGACAATAATAGGAACAATATTTATGATATTATTCGGTAAAATAGTTTTTAATCTACATTTTTTAGGTAGCCTGTTGCCAACATTGATAGCCTTTGTTTTAATATCAGTAAGCATGTTTTCGATAGGCTTGTTAATAGCAGGAGTTTCACCCAATAGTAAAGCAGCAAATATTATCGCTTATATAATCTATTTTCCGATGTTATTTTTATCTGGAGCTACGCTTCCTTTAGAAATGATGCCAGCTGGTGTGCTAAGAGTGTCAAATGTATTACCTCTAACCTACGCCGTAAAATTACTGCAAGGTGTATGGCTAGGAGAAAGCTTAGGCTCACATTTAGCTAATATAGCAATATTAGGATCAGTGTTTGTGCTGTTAACCGGGTTAGCAATAGCCCTCTTTAAATGGGAGTAA
- a CDS encoding ABC transporter ATP-binding protein yields the protein MSIIKVENLTKTYGQLKAVDDISFNIKKGEIFGVLGPNGAGKTTTLECIVGLKDVTAGKIKVLSFDPKKDRHTLFKEIGVQLQETSYQDKIKVYELCELFENFYDEPYSYVELLKRFDLLDKRKSYINKLSGGQKQKLSIILALISNPKIIFLDELTTGLDPAARRDMWRYLKDLKDEGRTIIMTTHYMEEAEYLCDRLAIMYEGKIKAIGTVAEVIASSNIDIEITFTTTDEVEQALEHKLSNACIEQHNGFVKITTQKEETIKALIRVLVELGIDYNKLNIKRPNLENSFIKMTGKRMGE from the coding sequence ATGAGTATTATAAAAGTTGAAAACCTAACTAAAACATATGGACAACTCAAAGCTGTAGATGATATATCTTTTAACATAAAAAAAGGAGAAATATTTGGTGTGTTAGGGCCAAATGGGGCAGGCAAAACTACAACGCTCGAATGTATTGTAGGTCTTAAAGATGTAACAGCAGGTAAAATAAAAGTATTATCATTCGACCCTAAAAAGGACAGACATACCTTATTTAAGGAAATAGGAGTACAGTTACAAGAAACAAGTTATCAAGATAAAATAAAAGTATATGAACTATGTGAGTTGTTTGAGAACTTTTATGATGAGCCATACTCTTATGTTGAGTTACTAAAACGCTTTGATTTATTGGATAAACGCAAGTCATATATAAACAAACTATCGGGCGGGCAAAAACAAAAACTCTCAATAATATTAGCACTTATCTCTAATCCTAAAATAATATTTTTAGATGAATTAACAACGGGGTTAGACCCAGCAGCTCGTAGAGATATGTGGAGGTACTTAAAAGACCTCAAAGATGAAGGTAGAACCATAATAATGACCACCCATTACATGGAAGAGGCAGAGTATTTATGTGATCGCTTAGCTATAATGTATGAGGGGAAAATTAAAGCTATTGGCACAGTAGCTGAAGTTATTGCTAGCTCCAACATAGATATTGAAATAACCTTTACCACCACCGATGAAGTTGAACAAGCCTTAGAACATAAACTAAGTAATGCCTGTATAGAACAACACAATGGTTTTGTTAAAATAACTACCCAAAAAGAAGAGACCATAAAAGCTTTAATAAGAGTTTTAGTAGAGCTAGGAATAGACTATAACAAACTAAACATAAAACGACCAAATCTAGAGAATAGCTTTATTAAAATGACTGGGAAGAGAATGGGGGAATAA
- a CDS encoding transposase, with protein MKTRAYFQNIGKHYNMKKVDCEKPYYICHNNRKLLHSHSEKHKENGYTKTFEVYACDDCNGCHLKPQCLYKYNEEKHAHKNKIMKVNELWETLKKNSYTNIQSEKGILNRQIRSIQTEGHFGDIKGNQKFRRFNYRSSEKVYKQFLLYVFSRNINKYHRFQNGKLHKYEGKTVGNVA; from the coding sequence ATGAAAACAAGAGCCTATTTTCAAAATATCGGAAAACACTATAACATGAAAAAAGTAGATTGTGAAAAACCTTATTATATTTGTCATAATAACCGCAAGCTTTTACATAGTCATAGTGAAAAACATAAAGAAAATGGATACACAAAAACCTTTGAGGTTTATGCCTGTGATGATTGTAATGGCTGTCATCTCAAACCACAGTGTTTATATAAATATAATGAAGAAAAACATGCTCATAAAAATAAAATTATGAAAGTTAATGAACTATGGGAGACCTTAAAAAAGAACTCATATACTAATATACAAAGTGAGAAAGGTATCTTAAATAGACAAATACGCTCAATCCAAACGGAAGGTCACTTTGGAGATATAAAAGGCAATCAGAAATTTAGACGCTTTAATTACCGCTCTTCAGAAAAAGTGTATAAACAGTTTCTATTATATGTTTTCTCTAGAAATATTAATAAATACCATCGTTTTCAAAATGGTAAATTACATAAATATGAAGGTAAAACAGTAGGTAATGTTGCTTAA
- a CDS encoding transposase, translating into MKQEYYNQFFKKGQLKINFKLSEIGLPANDPVYTLIKILEELNYTSLLARYKNRGRKGYNPIMMYAVMVYANMQGVSSVDKIVELCERDIVYISLTKGRLQSEMLFISSSIIN; encoded by the coding sequence ATGAAACAAGAATATTATAATCAATTTTTCAAAAAAGGACAACTAAAAATAAACTTCAAACTATCAGAAATAGGATTGCCAGCCAATGACCCAGTCTATACCTTAATAAAAATATTGGAGGAATTAAACTATACTAGCCTGTTAGCTAGATATAAAAATAGAGGAAGAAAAGGCTATAATCCAATAATGATGTATGCAGTTATGGTGTATGCGAACATGCAAGGAGTAAGTTCGGTAGATAAAATAGTAGAATTATGTGAACGAGATATAGTATATATATCGCTAACTAAGGGGAGACTCCAAAGCGAGATGCTTTTTATCAGTTCTTCAATAATAAATTGA